A genome region from Novipirellula galeiformis includes the following:
- the pgsB gene encoding poly-gamma-glutamate synthase PgsB translates to MYGTLLVSGGALALSAIGIVESRWHQRNLSKIPIRIHVNGTRGKSSVTRLIAAGLRAGGIRTCAKTTGTVPRMIFPDGSEAAVFRPSRANIMEQRRVVHAAARLGTEALVIECMALQPQLQSLCELKLVQSTHGVITNARADHLDVMGPDVVGVTKALCGTVPVSGTIYTAEQRKKPLQVIAHAARDRDSELVSILDDDVAEVSWDELAGFSHIEHPDNVALALRLCADLGVDRQIALSGMWAADADPGVMRLFRVAEPEQEMVFVNAFAANDPESTGHSWNTLVQRYEAVERRIALFNCREDRVDRSLQLAEACLRWHPADHYVLSGTGTEVFARRVIQNGLSRDRLTCAESQPASQLVHLLRGQSGRSSMVMGMGNIAGPGMDLLDYFRNAEHTQRRSTDAPRSIGAA, encoded by the coding sequence ATGTACGGAACTCTGCTTGTGAGTGGCGGTGCGCTTGCTCTGTCGGCGATCGGGATTGTCGAATCGCGATGGCACCAACGCAATTTGTCCAAGATTCCCATTCGAATTCACGTCAACGGAACTCGCGGGAAGTCGAGTGTCACTCGGTTGATCGCGGCGGGGTTGCGTGCGGGAGGCATTCGCACGTGTGCGAAGACGACCGGCACCGTGCCTCGCATGATTTTCCCCGACGGCAGTGAAGCGGCGGTGTTTCGTCCGTCGCGAGCGAACATTATGGAGCAGCGCCGCGTCGTTCACGCCGCGGCGCGATTGGGGACGGAAGCCTTGGTGATCGAGTGCATGGCATTGCAACCGCAACTGCAATCCCTTTGCGAACTGAAATTGGTTCAATCCACCCATGGCGTCATCACCAACGCTCGTGCCGATCATTTGGATGTGATGGGCCCCGATGTGGTGGGCGTCACCAAGGCGTTGTGTGGCACCGTGCCGGTGTCAGGAACGATTTACACGGCGGAGCAGCGAAAAAAGCCTTTACAGGTGATTGCCCACGCGGCACGCGATCGAGATTCCGAATTGGTTTCGATTTTGGATGACGATGTCGCGGAAGTGAGCTGGGACGAACTCGCCGGATTTTCGCACATTGAGCATCCCGACAATGTCGCTTTGGCGCTACGGCTCTGTGCGGATCTTGGCGTCGACCGGCAAATCGCACTCTCCGGCATGTGGGCTGCCGATGCCGATCCCGGCGTGATGCGATTGTTCCGGGTTGCCGAGCCGGAACAAGAGATGGTTTTCGTCAACGCCTTTGCCGCCAATGATCCGGAGTCGACCGGGCATAGTTGGAACACGTTAGTGCAACGTTATGAAGCGGTCGAGCGACGAATCGCCCTGTTCAATTGCCGCGAAGATCGGGTGGACCGATCGCTGCAACTTGCCGAAGCTTGTCTGCGATGGCATCCGGCGGACCACTATGTGTTATCGGGAACGGGGACGGAGGTGTTCGCCCGTCGAGTGATCCAAAACGGACTCTCACGCGATCGTTTGACCTGCGCCGAATCTCAACCCGCGTCCCAATTGGTCCATCTACTGCGTGGCCAATCGGGCCGTTCCTCGATGGTGATGGGAATGGGGAATATCGCTGGACCGGGCATGGATTTGTTGGACTATTTTCGCAATGCGGAACATACACAACGCCGTTCGACAGACGCCCCTCGATCAATCGGAGCCGCTTAA
- a CDS encoding biotin/lipoyl-containing protein, with product MSKKKVKFMCTAFRDGFQSVYGARVFTKDFLPAVEAARDAGIRWFEAGGGARFQSLYFYCNENAFDMMDAFRETAGPDANLQTLARGVNVVGLDSQPSDIVKLHADLFKKHGMTTIRNFDALNDVNNLIYSGQCIVDAGLQHQVCVTLMELPPGCSGAHDAEFYAKTLRDILDAEIPFDAVCFKDASGTAVPSKVYETIRSARKMLPEGTFIHFHTHETAGVSVLANKAAIDAGADAIDLSMAPCSGGTCQPDILVMWHALRGTDYELDIDVEKVRQAEEVFKDCMRDYFLPPEATAVEPLIPWSPMPGGALTANTQMLRDNGIMEKYPEIIMAMGDVVRKGGYGTSVTPVSQFYFQQAFNNVMFGPWKKIAEPYGKMVLGYFGKTPVSPDPEVVKLAAEQLQLEPTTAGVLELNDADPSKGIPAATAVLESEGLPINDENIFIAATCKEKGIAFLQGKAEVGVRKIDKTAAESPTAAAPTTASTRNGKSPAEYTVTVNGKDIFMAFEGNMVTVDGKVYRVGIQAETEANGKPPAKPSAAAVTEVTSQMPGAVFKVLAKAGDQVRTGEAILILEAMKMEIEVSSTIDGVIQEILFDVGDKVATGQVLATIHG from the coding sequence GTGTCAAAGAAGAAAGTCAAATTCATGTGCACTGCGTTCCGCGACGGATTCCAATCGGTTTACGGAGCGAGAGTGTTTACGAAGGACTTTCTGCCGGCGGTCGAAGCGGCCCGGGATGCCGGTATCCGCTGGTTCGAAGCGGGGGGCGGCGCCCGATTTCAATCGTTGTATTTCTATTGCAACGAAAACGCCTTTGACATGATGGATGCGTTTCGTGAGACGGCCGGTCCCGACGCCAATCTGCAAACCCTCGCTCGCGGCGTGAATGTTGTGGGACTCGATTCGCAACCGAGTGACATCGTCAAACTGCATGCCGATTTGTTTAAGAAACACGGGATGACGACGATTCGCAACTTTGATGCGCTCAACGATGTCAACAATCTGATCTATAGCGGCCAATGTATCGTCGATGCCGGATTGCAGCACCAAGTTTGCGTTACGCTGATGGAGTTGCCGCCAGGTTGCTCTGGGGCTCACGATGCCGAGTTCTATGCGAAAACCCTTCGTGATATCCTCGACGCGGAGATTCCGTTTGATGCCGTTTGCTTCAAGGACGCCTCTGGAACGGCCGTTCCCTCGAAGGTTTACGAGACCATTCGCAGCGCGCGAAAAATGTTGCCTGAAGGAACCTTTATCCACTTCCATACGCATGAAACGGCGGGAGTCAGCGTGTTGGCGAACAAGGCAGCCATCGACGCCGGCGCCGATGCCATCGACCTCTCCATGGCTCCCTGTTCCGGTGGCACCTGTCAACCCGATATCTTGGTCATGTGGCACGCTCTGCGTGGCACCGATTACGAATTGGACATCGATGTCGAAAAGGTTCGCCAGGCCGAAGAGGTCTTCAAGGATTGCATGCGAGATTACTTCTTGCCGCCCGAGGCGACCGCGGTCGAACCGTTGATCCCGTGGAGCCCGATGCCGGGTGGTGCCTTGACCGCAAACACTCAGATGCTTCGCGACAACGGGATCATGGAAAAGTATCCCGAAATCATCATGGCGATGGGCGATGTGGTGCGAAAAGGGGGCTACGGGACCTCGGTAACGCCCGTCTCGCAGTTCTATTTTCAACAAGCTTTCAACAACGTCATGTTCGGGCCTTGGAAAAAGATCGCCGAACCCTATGGCAAAATGGTGTTAGGCTACTTTGGCAAAACCCCAGTGTCGCCGGATCCCGAGGTCGTGAAACTTGCCGCCGAGCAACTCCAGCTCGAACCGACGACCGCCGGCGTGCTCGAGTTGAATGATGCCGATCCAAGCAAAGGCATCCCGGCGGCCACCGCCGTACTCGAATCCGAAGGGTTGCCGATCAATGATGAAAACATTTTCATCGCGGCGACCTGCAAAGAAAAAGGAATCGCGTTCCTGCAAGGCAAAGCCGAAGTCGGTGTGCGTAAGATCGACAAAACGGCAGCCGAATCGCCAACCGCGGCGGCACCGACGACCGCGTCGACCCGCAACGGAAAATCGCCAGCTGAATACACCGTTACCGTCAATGGCAAAGACATCTTCATGGCCTTTGAAGGCAATATGGTCACGGTCGATGGCAAGGTCTATCGCGTGGGGATTCAAGCGGAAACCGAGGCTAACGGCAAGCCCCCAGCGAAGCCGAGTGCGGCAGCGGTCACCGAAGTCACTTCGCAAATGCCAGGGGCCGTCTTCAAGGTGCTCGCTAAAGCGGGGGATCAGGTCCGCACCGGAGAAGCGATCTTGATTCTCGAAGCGATGAAAATGGAGATCGAAGTGTCCTCTACTATCGATGGCGTGATTCAGGAAATTTTGTTCGATGTTGGCGACAAAGTGGCGACCGGACAAGTGCTAGCGACCATCCACGGCTAA
- a CDS encoding sodium ion-translocating decarboxylase subunit beta: protein MDIIFDFLKTTGFWSMTFGNAIMIIIGIFFITLAIVKDYEPLLLVPIGMGAVVGNIPTIAGMSLSVYDVHSWQQIGDEIIYQPGSVLSYIYFGVNQGLYPPLIFLGIGAMTDFSTMLSNPKLILLGAAAQIGVFLTFLGALFLEFNLQEAGAIGIIGGADGPTAIFLSAKLAPHLLGAIAIAAYSYMALVPVIQPPIMRLLTTREERLIRMKAPRNVSKREKMIFPIAAFLITTLIAPGAVVLLGMLFFGNLLKESLVTERLANTARNAMIDIVTILLGFSVGASTQADTFLRPESLLIFGLGALSFAIATAGGVLFAKFMNLFLTDKINPLVGAAGVSAVPDSARVVQMVGQQEDPHNFLLMHAMAPNVAGVIGSAIAAGVLWAVLVKESF, encoded by the coding sequence ATGGATATCATTTTTGATTTTTTGAAGACGACCGGCTTTTGGTCGATGACGTTTGGCAACGCCATCATGATCATCATCGGCATCTTTTTTATCACGCTGGCGATCGTCAAGGACTATGAACCGCTGTTATTGGTTCCGATCGGCATGGGCGCGGTCGTGGGCAATATCCCGACCATCGCGGGCATGTCGTTGAGCGTCTACGACGTTCATAGCTGGCAACAAATCGGTGACGAGATCATCTATCAACCGGGTAGCGTGCTCAGCTATATCTATTTCGGGGTCAACCAGGGTTTGTATCCACCGCTGATTTTTCTCGGCATTGGTGCGATGACCGACTTTTCGACGATGCTCTCGAACCCGAAGTTGATTTTGTTGGGTGCGGCCGCCCAGATCGGTGTGTTCTTGACGTTCCTGGGGGCCTTGTTTCTCGAATTCAATCTTCAGGAAGCGGGCGCGATTGGGATCATTGGCGGCGCCGATGGTCCGACGGCAATCTTCTTGTCGGCCAAACTGGCTCCCCATCTGCTCGGGGCGATTGCGATCGCGGCCTATTCCTACATGGCATTGGTCCCCGTGATTCAGCCGCCGATCATGCGTTTGTTGACGACGCGCGAGGAGCGTTTGATTCGGATGAAGGCGCCGCGCAATGTGTCCAAGCGTGAAAAGATGATCTTTCCAATCGCCGCGTTTCTGATCACCACGTTGATCGCACCCGGAGCCGTGGTGCTGTTGGGGATGCTGTTCTTTGGAAACCTGTTGAAAGAAAGCTTGGTTACCGAACGACTCGCCAACACCGCGCGTAACGCGATGATTGACATCGTCACCATCCTGCTCGGTTTTTCGGTGGGGGCGAGCACTCAAGCCGATACGTTTTTGAGGCCTGAATCGTTGTTGATTTTTGGACTCGGGGCGCTGTCGTTTGCCATCGCCACCGCTGGCGGAGTGTTGTTTGCCAAGTTCATGAACCTGTTTTTGACTGACAAAATCAATCCGTTGGTTGGAGCTGCGGGAGTTTCGGCGGTTCCCGATTCTGCTCGGGTGGTTCAGATGGTGGGTCAACAAGAAGACCCGCACAATTTTCTATTGATGCACGCGATGGCACCCAACGTCGCGGGGGTGATCGGGTCTGCGATTGCCGCCGGAGTGCTGTGGGCCGTGTTGGTCAAAGAATCGTTTTAG
- a CDS encoding OadG family protein produces MIIPFDTDTDSIIHHAQRLNSLMPSHFMLIIPQDLDHGISIAISGMLIVVFALLFISLFIAGLPRVLAIVAKVWPEVDTHHGKASSPSDSLASEDDAIFAAIGFVLHTEFQKQLQSESNS; encoded by the coding sequence ATGATTATCCCCTTCGATACAGACACCGATTCCATCATCCACCACGCTCAGCGGCTGAATTCACTTATGCCAAGTCATTTCATGTTGATCATCCCCCAGGATCTTGATCACGGAATTTCGATCGCGATATCGGGCATGTTGATTGTTGTTTTCGCGCTGTTGTTTATTAGTTTGTTCATTGCCGGTTTGCCTCGCGTGCTTGCGATCGTGGCTAAGGTTTGGCCCGAAGTGGATACGCATCATGGCAAAGCCAGCTCGCCCTCGGACAGCCTCGCCTCCGAAGATGACGCCATTTTTGCGGCCATCGGATTCGTGTTGCACACTGAGTTTCAGAAACAACTCCAAAGCGAATCGAATTCGTAG
- a CDS encoding LacI family DNA-binding transcriptional regulator yields the protein MSVTLKQVADAAGVSVSVASRSLNGRAREYRISETTEKSVKTTAAKLGFQPSQVARSLRLKRSGLVGVVVPDLSNPFFASIAREVTLAAEQDGYSVIVVDTRETTANEEKLVGQLLARQIEALVVCPVGQTQDHLSAIHDSGLPVVLVDRGFPDSKLTQVTSNHRAGAQQATELLLDHGHRLIGILQGLPGTLPNDERLAGLRAGLAQRNLDFDTTLLAGDNFSERSGYESTHALLRRHRGITALFAFSTPNALGALRATLELGRRVPEDLSLVTFDDIPFADFMSVPLTTVAQDVTALGRTAADLITQQLSGSKPPRLKNHCVQVHLINRNSIREVKR from the coding sequence ATGTCAGTGACGCTCAAACAAGTTGCCGATGCAGCGGGGGTGAGCGTCTCGGTGGCTTCCCGATCACTGAACGGCCGCGCCCGTGAATACCGAATCAGCGAGACGACCGAGAAATCGGTCAAGACAACGGCCGCAAAACTCGGTTTCCAACCTAGCCAAGTCGCACGCTCGCTGCGTCTGAAACGCTCGGGCTTGGTGGGCGTCGTCGTCCCCGATCTGTCCAATCCCTTCTTTGCCTCGATCGCTCGCGAAGTCACCTTGGCAGCGGAACAGGACGGCTACTCGGTGATCGTCGTTGACACGCGCGAGACGACTGCCAACGAAGAAAAATTGGTGGGACAACTCCTCGCTCGACAAATCGAGGCCTTGGTCGTCTGTCCGGTCGGACAAACACAGGATCACCTCTCGGCCATACATGACTCTGGTTTACCCGTGGTGCTTGTCGACCGTGGGTTCCCCGATAGCAAGTTGACCCAGGTCACGTCCAATCATCGTGCGGGAGCTCAACAGGCGACCGAGTTACTCTTGGACCACGGGCATCGTTTGATCGGTATCTTGCAAGGATTGCCTGGGACGTTGCCCAACGACGAGCGTCTCGCAGGCCTGCGTGCTGGCTTGGCACAACGCAACCTCGATTTCGACACGACCCTGCTCGCAGGCGATAATTTCAGCGAGCGTTCGGGTTACGAGTCGACCCATGCGTTGCTCCGCCGCCACCGCGGCATCACCGCGTTGTTTGCCTTCAGCACGCCCAATGCACTGGGGGCGTTACGGGCCACCTTAGAATTGGGGCGACGGGTTCCCGAGGATCTGTCCTTGGTGACGTTTGACGACATTCCCTTTGCTGACTTTATGAGCGTGCCGCTCACCACGGTCGCTCAAGACGTTACAGCATTGGGGCGGACGGCGGCGGATTTAATTACCCAGCAACTGAGTGGCAGTAAACCGCCACGATTAAAAAATCACTGCGTCCAGGTTCACCTCATCAACCGCAATTCGATTCGCGAGGTCAAGCGATGA
- the rbsK gene encoding ribokinase encodes MNSKGPRITVVGSINMDLVIRCDTFARPGETIIANSAAEISGGKGANQAVASARAGGDVSMIGRVGDDAFAHTLLQNLQHSEIDCSGVQNTADSPSGLAIVTVESAGQNSIMLVQGANGHVTPEDVEANRSVIESADVLLLQLEIPIAAVLASIAIARTAGVRIVLDPAPVPKVWSDALLGVDLVCPNETEAAAITGHPLESFDDAESAAKELHRRGAKHVAITLGDRGSLLYTENTMHRIAATPITVLDTTAAGDAFAGALAVRWAETNDLIEAMRFASIAGAIAASRHGAQPSMGTREMIEQFATT; translated from the coding sequence ATGAATAGCAAAGGTCCCCGCATCACGGTGGTCGGTTCGATCAACATGGACCTCGTCATCCGCTGTGATACGTTTGCCCGTCCGGGCGAGACGATCATCGCAAATTCGGCGGCCGAGATCAGTGGCGGCAAAGGGGCGAATCAAGCGGTCGCGTCGGCACGGGCCGGCGGTGACGTGTCGATGATTGGCCGCGTCGGCGACGATGCGTTTGCCCACACACTGTTGCAAAACTTGCAACACAGCGAGATCGATTGCAGCGGCGTCCAAAACACCGCAGACAGTCCCAGCGGATTGGCGATCGTGACCGTTGAATCCGCCGGACAAAACTCCATCATGCTGGTGCAAGGGGCAAACGGTCACGTCACCCCCGAGGATGTCGAGGCGAACCGTAGCGTGATCGAATCCGCCGACGTGTTGCTGTTACAGCTTGAGATTCCGATTGCTGCCGTGCTGGCGTCGATCGCGATCGCTCGGACCGCTGGCGTCCGTATTGTGCTGGATCCCGCTCCCGTTCCGAAGGTATGGAGCGACGCGTTGCTGGGCGTCGATTTAGTGTGTCCCAACGAAACCGAAGCGGCTGCGATCACGGGGCACCCGCTAGAGTCTTTTGACGATGCGGAATCCGCCGCCAAAGAACTTCATCGCCGGGGCGCGAAGCATGTCGCGATCACGCTTGGTGATCGCGGCTCGCTGCTGTACACCGAAAACACAATGCACCGAATTGCGGCGACTCCGATCACGGTGCTCGATACGACCGCGGCGGGCGACGCGTTTGCCGGCGCCTTGGCCGTGCGCTGGGCGGAAACCAACGACTTAATCGAAGCCATGCGTTTCGCCAGCATCGCTGGCGCGATCGCGGCCTCGCGACACGGGGCGCAACCCAGCATGGGGACACGCGAGATGATCGAACAATTTGCCACGACCTAA
- a CDS encoding sugar ABC transporter substrate-binding protein, translating to MMKKQRIVALLLSLVAITGCSSSSTTTDPHRTSDTGADKPRVALIMKSLANEFFSTMATGAQEHQAAHADDYDLIVNGIKDERDLSRQVSLVDEMVANGVDAIVIAPADSKALVPVLRRAKQSGVVVINIDNRLDADVLTQEQVSIAFVGPDNQAGAKKVGDFLSAKLQKGDKVAILEGIRTSFNAQQRLKGFTAAMQEAGMEIVASQSAEWELSKANTIASSMLSEHPEIKAILAANDSMALGAIAAVKSAGREGEVQIVGFDNITAIQEAIQQGKVLATADQHGADLAVFGIEAALRLINDASAASDDIETPVDLITKENL from the coding sequence ATGATGAAAAAACAACGTATTGTTGCACTGCTCCTCTCGCTCGTCGCCATCACCGGCTGTAGTTCGTCCTCGACCACGACCGATCCGCATCGAACATCAGACACCGGCGCCGATAAGCCGCGAGTGGCGTTGATCATGAAGTCGTTAGCAAACGAATTTTTTTCAACGATGGCGACCGGTGCCCAGGAGCATCAAGCGGCCCATGCCGACGACTATGACTTGATCGTCAATGGAATCAAAGACGAACGGGATTTGAGTCGCCAGGTTTCGTTGGTCGATGAGATGGTGGCCAACGGCGTGGACGCAATCGTGATCGCGCCGGCCGATTCGAAAGCCTTGGTCCCGGTGCTGCGGCGAGCGAAACAGTCGGGCGTGGTCGTGATCAACATCGACAACCGGCTCGATGCCGATGTGTTAACGCAGGAACAGGTCTCCATTGCGTTTGTGGGGCCCGACAATCAAGCGGGCGCGAAAAAGGTGGGTGACTTTTTGTCCGCCAAGCTGCAAAAGGGAGACAAAGTTGCGATTCTCGAAGGCATTCGCACCTCATTCAATGCGCAACAACGATTGAAAGGGTTTACCGCGGCGATGCAGGAAGCGGGAATGGAGATCGTGGCCAGCCAATCGGCCGAATGGGAGCTGAGCAAAGCCAATACAATCGCCTCGTCGATGTTAAGTGAACATCCCGAAATCAAGGCGATTTTGGCGGCCAATGATTCGATGGCCTTGGGGGCGATCGCGGCGGTCAAAAGCGCCGGCCGCGAAGGCGAAGTGCAAATCGTAGGCTTCGATAACATCACCGCGATTCAAGAAGCAATCCAACAAGGCAAGGTGTTGGCCACGGCGGACCAGCATGGTGCGGATTTGGCAGTCTTTGGAATCGAGGCCGCGCTGCGTTTGATCAACGATGCGTCCGCGGCAAGCGACGATATCGAAACGCCCGTCGATTTGATCACGAAGGAAAACCTGTGA
- a CDS encoding sugar ABC transporter ATP-binding protein → MSRRLSVHGLSKRYATVTVLRDVSLAVAAGEIHSLLGANGAGKSTLCKIISGLIPASAGTMTLDDQPFAPECKQDAERAGVEIVQQELNLIPTLSVAENLLLTRLPQRLGVIDSRRLERVAQSVLDRFGLTDVATDTLVGSLGVGRQQMIEIAAALARDCKLLILDEPTAALSGSEAEQLFEHLKRLRSEGVAILYISHRLDEVARLSDRVSVLRDGAFVGTHDTQSLTTDAMIGLMSGEPTTSAKPNHVCHATDAIAMRVDSINGGLVHDVSFAVKRGERLGITGLVGSGRTELLRAIFGADVASSGHLTLGNDPTPRRFRRPSEAVAAGLAMVTEDRKQDGLLQSQSIRSNTTLSSLWRRFSRAGLVRGDAERRVAEQMRDAMQTRCESVEQWVGTLSGGNQQKVAVAKWLVRDAEVFLFDEPTRGIDVGARRRIYEVFESLAREGKALVIVSSDLDELFETCDRIAVISAGRLVATFARDEWSQEKIMQASFSGYQDRLLGNPLPHESVIATPSSI, encoded by the coding sequence GTGAGTCGACGTTTGAGTGTCCATGGTCTAAGCAAACGTTACGCCACGGTGACGGTATTGCGTGATGTCTCCCTCGCGGTCGCAGCGGGGGAAATCCATTCGCTATTGGGCGCCAACGGAGCGGGCAAGAGCACGTTGTGCAAGATCATCAGCGGGTTGATTCCCGCCTCGGCCGGTACCATGACACTCGATGATCAACCCTTTGCTCCGGAATGCAAACAAGATGCCGAGCGGGCCGGGGTTGAGATTGTGCAACAGGAATTGAACCTAATTCCGACATTGTCCGTCGCCGAAAATTTATTGTTGACCCGCTTGCCTCAGCGCTTGGGTGTGATCGACTCGCGGCGTCTTGAACGGGTCGCCCAATCCGTTTTGGATCGCTTTGGGTTGACCGACGTCGCCACAGACACCTTGGTGGGATCGTTGGGGGTCGGACGCCAACAAATGATTGAGATTGCGGCTGCCTTGGCTCGCGATTGCAAACTATTGATTTTGGATGAACCGACCGCCGCCCTCTCGGGCAGCGAAGCGGAGCAATTGTTCGAGCATCTCAAGCGATTGCGAAGCGAAGGCGTTGCGATCTTGTACATCAGTCACCGCTTGGATGAGGTCGCGCGACTGAGCGATCGTGTCAGCGTGCTTCGCGATGGCGCGTTTGTGGGAACCCATGACACGCAATCGTTGACGACCGACGCAATGATCGGTTTGATGAGCGGCGAACCCACGACGTCGGCCAAACCGAATCACGTTTGTCATGCAACCGATGCGATCGCGATGCGTGTCGATTCGATCAATGGCGGGCTTGTTCATGACGTCTCGTTCGCTGTCAAACGGGGCGAGCGATTGGGGATCACCGGATTGGTGGGATCGGGACGGACCGAGTTGTTGCGGGCGATTTTCGGTGCCGACGTGGCTTCCTCAGGCCATCTCACCCTGGGAAACGACCCCACACCTCGTCGGTTTCGGCGTCCCAGTGAAGCGGTCGCTGCGGGCTTGGCGATGGTCACCGAGGATCGCAAACAGGATGGATTGCTGCAGAGCCAATCGATTCGTAGCAACACGACGCTGAGCAGTTTGTGGCGGCGATTTTCTCGCGCCGGGCTGGTGCGCGGTGACGCTGAACGGCGCGTCGCCGAGCAGATGCGAGATGCAATGCAGACGCGCTGCGAGAGTGTCGAGCAGTGGGTTGGCACGTTGAGTGGCGGCAATCAACAAAAGGTCGCCGTGGCGAAGTGGTTGGTGCGAGATGCAGAGGTATTTTTGTTTGACGAGCCGACGCGAGGCATCGACGTCGGAGCCCGTCGTCGGATCTACGAAGTGTTTGAATCGTTGGCCCGCGAGGGCAAAGCGTTGGTAATCGTCAGTAGCGATTTAGACGAATTGTTTGAAACGTGTGACCGCATTGCCGTGATCTCGGCGGGGCGCCTCGTGGCAACCTTCGCTCGCGACGAGTGGAGTCAAGAAAAAATCATGCAGGCATCGTTCTCGGGCTATCAAGACCGCTTGCTGGGCAATCCCTTGCCCCATGAATCGGTGATCGCAACCCCAAGTTCAATTTGA
- a CDS encoding ABC transporter permease: MKQSKLKQSMVQYAGLLAVLILMVATFSLLSKNFFQPTTLISIANQVPDLTFLAVGMTLVLVVGGIDLSVGSLLALSSAVLGVLMVNMGWPLIAALPVAMLVAGACGLANGMITVGFRVPSFIVTLGMLEIARGATKAVTDSQSVYIGSSIEWFGQPIGGIRLSPAFLMAVIAVAIGQFVLTRTVFGRYCVAIGTNAEAVRMSGIRAAPYSIAVFGISGLMCGLAGLAQSSRLSTADPNAAIGIELAAIAACVIGGTSLMGGRGSVVSSFIGVLIIQVLQTGLAQIGVSDANKQIITGGVIVAAVLMDALRTRWRGGSEE, translated from the coding sequence ATGAAACAAAGCAAACTGAAACAATCGATGGTTCAATACGCGGGGCTGCTCGCGGTGCTGATACTGATGGTCGCGACCTTTAGTTTGCTCAGTAAGAATTTCTTCCAACCCACCACGTTGATTTCAATCGCAAACCAAGTCCCCGACCTGACCTTCTTGGCCGTCGGCATGACGTTGGTGTTGGTGGTGGGAGGAATCGATTTGTCGGTCGGTTCGCTGTTGGCGCTATCCTCGGCCGTGCTGGGGGTGTTGATGGTGAACATGGGGTGGCCGCTGATAGCTGCACTGCCGGTCGCCATGCTCGTTGCGGGAGCCTGTGGTTTGGCCAACGGGATGATCACCGTTGGCTTTAGGGTGCCGTCGTTTATCGTCACCTTGGGGATGCTTGAAATCGCTCGCGGTGCCACCAAGGCGGTGACCGATTCCCAGTCGGTTTATATCGGCAGCAGCATTGAATGGTTCGGCCAACCGATCGGGGGCATTCGCTTGTCGCCTGCGTTTTTGATGGCGGTCATCGCCGTCGCAATCGGCCAGTTCGTGCTGACGCGAACGGTCTTCGGTCGCTACTGCGTCGCGATCGGCACCAACGCCGAAGCGGTGCGAATGTCGGGGATCCGTGCGGCCCCCTATTCGATCGCGGTGTTTGGCATCAGCGGTTTGATGTGTGGCTTAGCGGGATTGGCTCAATCGTCACGGTTGTCGACCGCGGACCCCAACGCCGCCATCGGAATCGAACTGGCCGCCATCGCTGCTTGCGTGATCGGCGGGACGAGTTTGATGGGGGGACGCGGCAGTGTGGTCAGCTCCTTTATCGGCGTGTTGATCATCCAAGTCTTACAAACCGGTTTGGCTCAAATCGGCGTCTCCGATGCCAATAAGCAAATCATCACCGGCGGTGTGATCGTCGCGGCGGTGTTGATGGACGCGTTGCGAACGCGTTGGAGAGGGGGAAGTGAAGAGTGA